The following proteins are co-located in the Microvirga ossetica genome:
- a CDS encoding methyl-accepting chemotaxis protein, which produces MSGLDESGRRIEKIVDSIALVAVQTNMLAVSGSIEAARTGEAGRGFAIVSGDIRNLARDASENADRIKDVVREIRDQITIVRRDLEQSAAIAQAEVAKNTLTVERLGAVESDMKAIRQGSTSILSASETILTAVREVRLGTQQVAVVAEQASSAAAQAATAARQQARGAEDLAAAIEEIASLADELQMAES; this is translated from the coding sequence ATGAGCGGCTTGGACGAATCCGGCCGCCGTATCGAGAAGATCGTCGATAGCATCGCCCTTGTGGCGGTCCAGACCAACATGCTGGCCGTGAGCGGCTCCATCGAGGCCGCCCGGACCGGTGAGGCCGGCCGCGGCTTCGCGATCGTGTCGGGAGACATCCGCAACCTGGCGCGGGATGCATCGGAGAATGCCGACCGGATCAAGGATGTCGTTCGCGAGATCCGCGATCAGATCACCATCGTCAGACGGGATCTGGAGCAGAGCGCTGCCATTGCCCAGGCGGAGGTGGCTAAGAATACCCTGACCGTGGAGAGGCTGGGAGCAGTGGAATCCGATATGAAGGCTATTCGGCAGGGCAGCACCTCCATCCTGTCGGCCTCCGAGACGATTTTGACGGCGGTGCGCGAAGTTCGGCTCGGCACCCAGCAGGTCGCCGTCGTGGCCGAGCAGGCCAGCAGCGCCGCCGCACAGGCGGCTACCGCCGCGCGTCAGCAGGCGCGTGGAGCCGAGGATCTGGCGGCCGCCATCGAGGAGATCGCCTCCCTGGCCGATGAGCTCCAGATGGCGGAGTCATAA